Proteins encoded by one window of Electrophorus electricus isolate fEleEle1 chromosome 17, fEleEle1.pri, whole genome shotgun sequence:
- the git2b gene encoding ARF GTPase-activating protein GIT2b isoform X5, with protein MSMRPRNREICADCSAPEPRWASINRGVLICDECCSIHRGLGRHSSQVRHLTHTAWPPSQLQTVQMLYSNGANSIWEHCLLDPSSIMSGKRKANPQDRVHPNKTEFIKAKYQMLAFVHRMPCREDDSVTAKDLSKQLHSSVRTGNLETCLRLLSLGAQANFFHPEKGNTPLHVAAKAGQLLQAELLTVYGADPGAPDSSGNTPIDYARQAGHQELADRLVEIQFELTDRLAFYLCGRRPDHKNGQHFIIPQIADSSLDLSELAKAAKKKLQSLSNHQFEELAMDVYDEVDRRETDAVWLATQNHSTLVTETTVVPFLPVNPEYSSTRNQGRQKLARFNAHEFATLVIDILTDARRRQQGSSPDHAKDNVELILKDIGSRHGSENQEADQPDYDSVASDEDTEREPASGKDERTKSTESSDLSDGPITVQEFMEVKNALNESEAKIQQLLKVNCHLSEELRVMQTKLNSLQTENSTLRWQGANTPAQPQEPQRRALARGGRAMSMYETGSGLKHYPPRADSTHHGPGGLMLQPLPPNSSRVEGQGSDYDNTPNHVELEDSGPRPVSIPRAGGRLGEGAIPELGDLDECESDPTLPSTEDVISKTEQITKNIQELLRAAQENKHDSFIPCSERIYQAVTEMAALFPKRPSSETVRDSLRLLTSSASRLQGECHRAMPPDSCPADTQLVTQQLIQCAYDIAKAAKQLVTVTTKESD; from the exons ATGTCAATGAGGCCTCGCAATAGGGAAATCTGTGCTGACTGCAGCGCCCCTG AGCCTCGATGGGCCTCAATCAACAGGGGAGTTCTTATCTGTGACGAATGCTGTAGCATCCACAGAGGCCTGGGCCGCCACAGCTCCCAGGTCCGCCACCTGACCCACACGGCATGGCCCCCGTCCCAGCTGCAG ACGGTTCAGATGTTGTACAGCAATGGGGCAAATTCCATCTGGGAGCACTGTCTACTAGACCCCTCCTCCATCATGAGTGGAAAACGCAAAGCCAACCCACAGGACAGAGTGCA TCCCAATAAGACAGAGTTCATAAAGGCCAAATACCAGATGTTGGCCTTTGTGCATCGAATGCCATGTCGAGAAGATGATAGTGTGACAGCAAAGGACCTGAGCAAG CAACTCCACTCCAGCGTTCGAACTGGTAACCTGGAGACCTGTCTAAGGCTGTTGTCTTTGGGAGCACAGGCCAACTTTTTCCATCCA GAGAAAGGGAACACTCCGTTACATGTGGCTGCCAAAGCAGGTCAGCTGCTGCAGGCGGAGCTCCTCACCGTGTACGGAGCTGACCCAGGTGCTCCAGACAGCAGCGGGAACACGCCCATTGATTACGCTAG ACAAGCAGGGCACCAGGAGCTTGCTGACAGACTGGTGGAAATCCAGTTTGAATTGACGGACAGACTAGCATTTTATCTGTGCGGAAGAAGGCCAG ATCATAAAAATGGACAACACTTTATAATTCCCCAGATAGCAGACAG CAGTCTGGATTTGTCAGAGCTGGCTAAAGCTGCTAAGAAAAAACTCCAGTCA CTCAGCAATCATCAGTTTGAAGAGTTGGCTATGGATGTGTATGACGAAGTGGACAGGAGAGAAACTGATGCAG TGTGGCTGGCTACACAGAACCACAGCACTTTGGTGACCGAAACCACTGTGGTGCCCTTCCTCCCCGTCAACCCTGAGTACTCGTCCACCAGGAACCAG GGCAGGCAGAAGCTGGCGAGGTTCAACGCTCACGAGTTTGCCACACTTGTGATCGACATTTTAACTGATGCCAGGCGGCGTCAACAAGGCAGCTCCCCAGATCACGCCAAAG ATAACGTGGAACTGATTCTGAAAGATATCGGCAGTCGCCATGGGAGCGAGAACCAAGAAGCAGACCAGCCCGACTATGACAGTGTGGCGTCTGATGAGGACACTGAGCGAGAGCCTGCCTCTGGGAAGGATGAGCGGACCAAG AGCACTGAGTCGTCTGACCTGTCCGACGGACCCATCACGGTGCAGGAGTTCATGGAGGTCAAAAACGCCTTGAATGAATCGGAGGCAAAAATCCAACAGCTCCTCAAGGTCAACTGCCACCTTAGCGAAGAGCTGAGGGTCATGCAGACCAAG CTGAATTCCCTGCAGACCGAGAACAGCACCCTGCGATGGCAGGGAGCCAACACCCCGGCCCAGCCTCAGGAGCCCCAGCGCCGAGCCCTGGCCCGTGGGGGCAGGGCCATGTCCATGTACGAGACGGGCTCGGGCCTGAAGCACTACCCCCCGAGAGCAGACTCCACCCATCACGGCCCTGGTGGCCTCATgctccagcccctccccccaaac AGCTCCAGGGTGGAGGGGCAGGGAAGCGACTACgacaacacacccaaccacgTGGAGCTGGAAGACTCTGG CCCGCGCCCTGTGAGCATTCCCAGGGCAGGAGGCCGCCTTGGGGAAGGGGCTATCCCTGAGCTGGGGGATCTGGACGAGTGTGAATCTGACCCAACGCTGCCCTCCACGGAGGACGTCATCAGCAAGACAGAGCAGATCACCAAGAACATCCAAGAGCTGCTGCGGGCCGCGCAGGAGAACAAGCATGACAg CTTCATTCCATGCTCAGAAAGAATTTATCAAGCTGTGACTGAAATGGCCGCCCTCTTCCCCAAG AGGCCGAGCTCAGAGACGGTGCGTGACTCTCTGCGTCTGCTGACGTCCAGCGCCAGCCGGCTCCAGGGCGAGTGCCACCGGGCCATGCCGCCCGACTCTTGCCCTGCCGACACCCAGCTGGTCACCCAGCAGCTCATCCAGTGCGCCTACGACATCGCCAAGGCTGCCAAGCAACTAGTCACCGTGACTACCAAAGAGAGTGACTGA
- the git2b gene encoding ARF GTPase-activating protein GIT2b isoform X1 yields the protein MSMRPRNREICADCSAPEPRWASINRGVLICDECCSIHRGLGRHSSQVRHLTHTAWPPSQLQTVQMLYSNGANSIWEHCLLDPSSIMSGKRKANPQDRVHPNKTEFIKAKYQMLAFVHRMPCREDDSVTAKDLSKQLHSSVRTGNLETCLRLLSLGAQANFFHPEKGNTPLHVAAKAGQLLQAELLTVYGADPGAPDSSGNTPIDYARQAGHQELADRLVEIQFELTDRLAFYLCGRRPDHKNGQHFIIPQIADRNISLDLSELAKAAKKKLQSLSNHQFEELAMDVYDEVDRRETDAVWLATQNHSTLVTETTVVPFLPVNPEYSSTRNQGRQKLARFNAHEFATLVIDILTDARRRQQGSSPDHAKDNVELILKDIGSRHGSENQEADQPDYDSVASDEDTEREPASGKDERTKSTESSDLSDGPITVQEFMEVKNALNESEAKIQQLLKVNCHLSEELRVMQTKLNSLQTENSTLRWQGANTPAQPQEPQRRALARGGRAMSMYETGSGLKHYPPRADSTHHGPGGLMLQPLPPNIGKGPSVAASCSLPAFPSSSSWAWDERVQRSSRVEGQGSDYDNTPNHVELEDSGPRPVSIPRAGGRLGEGAIPELGDLDECESDPTLPSTEDVISKTEQITKNIQELLRAAQENKHDSFIPCSERIYQAVTEMAALFPKRPSSETVRDSLRLLTSSASRLQGECHRAMPPDSCPADTQLVTQQLIQCAYDIAKAAKQLVTVTTKESD from the exons ATGTCAATGAGGCCTCGCAATAGGGAAATCTGTGCTGACTGCAGCGCCCCTG AGCCTCGATGGGCCTCAATCAACAGGGGAGTTCTTATCTGTGACGAATGCTGTAGCATCCACAGAGGCCTGGGCCGCCACAGCTCCCAGGTCCGCCACCTGACCCACACGGCATGGCCCCCGTCCCAGCTGCAG ACGGTTCAGATGTTGTACAGCAATGGGGCAAATTCCATCTGGGAGCACTGTCTACTAGACCCCTCCTCCATCATGAGTGGAAAACGCAAAGCCAACCCACAGGACAGAGTGCA TCCCAATAAGACAGAGTTCATAAAGGCCAAATACCAGATGTTGGCCTTTGTGCATCGAATGCCATGTCGAGAAGATGATAGTGTGACAGCAAAGGACCTGAGCAAG CAACTCCACTCCAGCGTTCGAACTGGTAACCTGGAGACCTGTCTAAGGCTGTTGTCTTTGGGAGCACAGGCCAACTTTTTCCATCCA GAGAAAGGGAACACTCCGTTACATGTGGCTGCCAAAGCAGGTCAGCTGCTGCAGGCGGAGCTCCTCACCGTGTACGGAGCTGACCCAGGTGCTCCAGACAGCAGCGGGAACACGCCCATTGATTACGCTAG ACAAGCAGGGCACCAGGAGCTTGCTGACAGACTGGTGGAAATCCAGTTTGAATTGACGGACAGACTAGCATTTTATCTGTGCGGAAGAAGGCCAG ATCATAAAAATGGACAACACTTTATAATTCCCCAGATAGCAGACAG GAATAT CAGTCTGGATTTGTCAGAGCTGGCTAAAGCTGCTAAGAAAAAACTCCAGTCA CTCAGCAATCATCAGTTTGAAGAGTTGGCTATGGATGTGTATGACGAAGTGGACAGGAGAGAAACTGATGCAG TGTGGCTGGCTACACAGAACCACAGCACTTTGGTGACCGAAACCACTGTGGTGCCCTTCCTCCCCGTCAACCCTGAGTACTCGTCCACCAGGAACCAG GGCAGGCAGAAGCTGGCGAGGTTCAACGCTCACGAGTTTGCCACACTTGTGATCGACATTTTAACTGATGCCAGGCGGCGTCAACAAGGCAGCTCCCCAGATCACGCCAAAG ATAACGTGGAACTGATTCTGAAAGATATCGGCAGTCGCCATGGGAGCGAGAACCAAGAAGCAGACCAGCCCGACTATGACAGTGTGGCGTCTGATGAGGACACTGAGCGAGAGCCTGCCTCTGGGAAGGATGAGCGGACCAAG AGCACTGAGTCGTCTGACCTGTCCGACGGACCCATCACGGTGCAGGAGTTCATGGAGGTCAAAAACGCCTTGAATGAATCGGAGGCAAAAATCCAACAGCTCCTCAAGGTCAACTGCCACCTTAGCGAAGAGCTGAGGGTCATGCAGACCAAG CTGAATTCCCTGCAGACCGAGAACAGCACCCTGCGATGGCAGGGAGCCAACACCCCGGCCCAGCCTCAGGAGCCCCAGCGCCGAGCCCTGGCCCGTGGGGGCAGGGCCATGTCCATGTACGAGACGGGCTCGGGCCTGAAGCACTACCCCCCGAGAGCAGACTCCACCCATCACGGCCCTGGTGGCCTCATgctccagcccctccccccaaac ATTGGGAAAGGTCCATCCGTGGCcgcctcctgttccctccccgCCTTCCCCTCCTCCTCGTCCTGGGCGTGGGATGAGCGGGTCCAAAGG AGCTCCAGGGTGGAGGGGCAGGGAAGCGACTACgacaacacacccaaccacgTGGAGCTGGAAGACTCTGG CCCGCGCCCTGTGAGCATTCCCAGGGCAGGAGGCCGCCTTGGGGAAGGGGCTATCCCTGAGCTGGGGGATCTGGACGAGTGTGAATCTGACCCAACGCTGCCCTCCACGGAGGACGTCATCAGCAAGACAGAGCAGATCACCAAGAACATCCAAGAGCTGCTGCGGGCCGCGCAGGAGAACAAGCATGACAg CTTCATTCCATGCTCAGAAAGAATTTATCAAGCTGTGACTGAAATGGCCGCCCTCTTCCCCAAG AGGCCGAGCTCAGAGACGGTGCGTGACTCTCTGCGTCTGCTGACGTCCAGCGCCAGCCGGCTCCAGGGCGAGTGCCACCGGGCCATGCCGCCCGACTCTTGCCCTGCCGACACCCAGCTGGTCACCCAGCAGCTCATCCAGTGCGCCTACGACATCGCCAAGGCTGCCAAGCAACTAGTCACCGTGACTACCAAAGAGAGTGACTGA
- the git2b gene encoding ARF GTPase-activating protein GIT2b isoform X2: MSMRPRNREICADCSAPEPRWASINRGVLICDECCSIHRGLGRHSSQVRHLTHTAWPPSQLQTVQMLYSNGANSIWEHCLLDPSSIMSGKRKANPQDRVHPNKTEFIKAKYQMLAFVHRMPCREDDSVTAKDLSKQLHSSVRTGNLETCLRLLSLGAQANFFHPEKGNTPLHVAAKAGQLLQAELLTVYGADPGAPDSSGNTPIDYARQAGHQELADRLVEIQFELTDRLAFYLCGRRPDHKNGQHFIIPQIADRNILDLSELAKAAKKKLQSLSNHQFEELAMDVYDEVDRRETDAVWLATQNHSTLVTETTVVPFLPVNPEYSSTRNQGRQKLARFNAHEFATLVIDILTDARRRQQGSSPDHAKDNVELILKDIGSRHGSENQEADQPDYDSVASDEDTEREPASGKDERTKSTESSDLSDGPITVQEFMEVKNALNESEAKIQQLLKVNCHLSEELRVMQTKLNSLQTENSTLRWQGANTPAQPQEPQRRALARGGRAMSMYETGSGLKHYPPRADSTHHGPGGLMLQPLPPNIGKGPSVAASCSLPAFPSSSSWAWDERVQRSSRVEGQGSDYDNTPNHVELEDSGPRPVSIPRAGGRLGEGAIPELGDLDECESDPTLPSTEDVISKTEQITKNIQELLRAAQENKHDSFIPCSERIYQAVTEMAALFPKRPSSETVRDSLRLLTSSASRLQGECHRAMPPDSCPADTQLVTQQLIQCAYDIAKAAKQLVTVTTKESD; this comes from the exons ATGTCAATGAGGCCTCGCAATAGGGAAATCTGTGCTGACTGCAGCGCCCCTG AGCCTCGATGGGCCTCAATCAACAGGGGAGTTCTTATCTGTGACGAATGCTGTAGCATCCACAGAGGCCTGGGCCGCCACAGCTCCCAGGTCCGCCACCTGACCCACACGGCATGGCCCCCGTCCCAGCTGCAG ACGGTTCAGATGTTGTACAGCAATGGGGCAAATTCCATCTGGGAGCACTGTCTACTAGACCCCTCCTCCATCATGAGTGGAAAACGCAAAGCCAACCCACAGGACAGAGTGCA TCCCAATAAGACAGAGTTCATAAAGGCCAAATACCAGATGTTGGCCTTTGTGCATCGAATGCCATGTCGAGAAGATGATAGTGTGACAGCAAAGGACCTGAGCAAG CAACTCCACTCCAGCGTTCGAACTGGTAACCTGGAGACCTGTCTAAGGCTGTTGTCTTTGGGAGCACAGGCCAACTTTTTCCATCCA GAGAAAGGGAACACTCCGTTACATGTGGCTGCCAAAGCAGGTCAGCTGCTGCAGGCGGAGCTCCTCACCGTGTACGGAGCTGACCCAGGTGCTCCAGACAGCAGCGGGAACACGCCCATTGATTACGCTAG ACAAGCAGGGCACCAGGAGCTTGCTGACAGACTGGTGGAAATCCAGTTTGAATTGACGGACAGACTAGCATTTTATCTGTGCGGAAGAAGGCCAG ATCATAAAAATGGACAACACTTTATAATTCCCCAGATAGCAGACAG GAATAT TCTGGATTTGTCAGAGCTGGCTAAAGCTGCTAAGAAAAAACTCCAGTCA CTCAGCAATCATCAGTTTGAAGAGTTGGCTATGGATGTGTATGACGAAGTGGACAGGAGAGAAACTGATGCAG TGTGGCTGGCTACACAGAACCACAGCACTTTGGTGACCGAAACCACTGTGGTGCCCTTCCTCCCCGTCAACCCTGAGTACTCGTCCACCAGGAACCAG GGCAGGCAGAAGCTGGCGAGGTTCAACGCTCACGAGTTTGCCACACTTGTGATCGACATTTTAACTGATGCCAGGCGGCGTCAACAAGGCAGCTCCCCAGATCACGCCAAAG ATAACGTGGAACTGATTCTGAAAGATATCGGCAGTCGCCATGGGAGCGAGAACCAAGAAGCAGACCAGCCCGACTATGACAGTGTGGCGTCTGATGAGGACACTGAGCGAGAGCCTGCCTCTGGGAAGGATGAGCGGACCAAG AGCACTGAGTCGTCTGACCTGTCCGACGGACCCATCACGGTGCAGGAGTTCATGGAGGTCAAAAACGCCTTGAATGAATCGGAGGCAAAAATCCAACAGCTCCTCAAGGTCAACTGCCACCTTAGCGAAGAGCTGAGGGTCATGCAGACCAAG CTGAATTCCCTGCAGACCGAGAACAGCACCCTGCGATGGCAGGGAGCCAACACCCCGGCCCAGCCTCAGGAGCCCCAGCGCCGAGCCCTGGCCCGTGGGGGCAGGGCCATGTCCATGTACGAGACGGGCTCGGGCCTGAAGCACTACCCCCCGAGAGCAGACTCCACCCATCACGGCCCTGGTGGCCTCATgctccagcccctccccccaaac ATTGGGAAAGGTCCATCCGTGGCcgcctcctgttccctccccgCCTTCCCCTCCTCCTCGTCCTGGGCGTGGGATGAGCGGGTCCAAAGG AGCTCCAGGGTGGAGGGGCAGGGAAGCGACTACgacaacacacccaaccacgTGGAGCTGGAAGACTCTGG CCCGCGCCCTGTGAGCATTCCCAGGGCAGGAGGCCGCCTTGGGGAAGGGGCTATCCCTGAGCTGGGGGATCTGGACGAGTGTGAATCTGACCCAACGCTGCCCTCCACGGAGGACGTCATCAGCAAGACAGAGCAGATCACCAAGAACATCCAAGAGCTGCTGCGGGCCGCGCAGGAGAACAAGCATGACAg CTTCATTCCATGCTCAGAAAGAATTTATCAAGCTGTGACTGAAATGGCCGCCCTCTTCCCCAAG AGGCCGAGCTCAGAGACGGTGCGTGACTCTCTGCGTCTGCTGACGTCCAGCGCCAGCCGGCTCCAGGGCGAGTGCCACCGGGCCATGCCGCCCGACTCTTGCCCTGCCGACACCCAGCTGGTCACCCAGCAGCTCATCCAGTGCGCCTACGACATCGCCAAGGCTGCCAAGCAACTAGTCACCGTGACTACCAAAGAGAGTGACTGA
- the git2b gene encoding ARF GTPase-activating protein GIT2b isoform X4 → MSMRPRNREICADCSAPEPRWASINRGVLICDECCSIHRGLGRHSSQVRHLTHTAWPPSQLQTVQMLYSNGANSIWEHCLLDPSSIMSGKRKANPQDRVHPNKTEFIKAKYQMLAFVHRMPCREDDSVTAKDLSKQLHSSVRTGNLETCLRLLSLGAQANFFHPEKGNTPLHVAAKAGQLLQAELLTVYGADPGAPDSSGNTPIDYARQAGHQELADRLVEIQFELTDRLAFYLCGRRPDHKNGQHFIIPQIADRNISLDLSELAKAAKKKLQSLSNHQFEELAMDVYDEVDRRETDAVWLATQNHSTLVTETTVVPFLPVNPEYSSTRNQGRQKLARFNAHEFATLVIDILTDARRRQQGSSPDHAKDNVELILKDIGSRHGSENQEADQPDYDSVASDEDTEREPASGKDERTKSTESSDLSDGPITVQEFMEVKNALNESEAKIQQLLKVNCHLSEELRVMQTKLNSLQTENSTLRWQGANTPAQPQEPQRRALARGGRAMSMYETGSGLKHYPPRADSTHHGPGGLMLQPLPPNSSRVEGQGSDYDNTPNHVELEDSGPRPVSIPRAGGRLGEGAIPELGDLDECESDPTLPSTEDVISKTEQITKNIQELLRAAQENKHDSFIPCSERIYQAVTEMAALFPKRPSSETVRDSLRLLTSSASRLQGECHRAMPPDSCPADTQLVTQQLIQCAYDIAKAAKQLVTVTTKESD, encoded by the exons ATGTCAATGAGGCCTCGCAATAGGGAAATCTGTGCTGACTGCAGCGCCCCTG AGCCTCGATGGGCCTCAATCAACAGGGGAGTTCTTATCTGTGACGAATGCTGTAGCATCCACAGAGGCCTGGGCCGCCACAGCTCCCAGGTCCGCCACCTGACCCACACGGCATGGCCCCCGTCCCAGCTGCAG ACGGTTCAGATGTTGTACAGCAATGGGGCAAATTCCATCTGGGAGCACTGTCTACTAGACCCCTCCTCCATCATGAGTGGAAAACGCAAAGCCAACCCACAGGACAGAGTGCA TCCCAATAAGACAGAGTTCATAAAGGCCAAATACCAGATGTTGGCCTTTGTGCATCGAATGCCATGTCGAGAAGATGATAGTGTGACAGCAAAGGACCTGAGCAAG CAACTCCACTCCAGCGTTCGAACTGGTAACCTGGAGACCTGTCTAAGGCTGTTGTCTTTGGGAGCACAGGCCAACTTTTTCCATCCA GAGAAAGGGAACACTCCGTTACATGTGGCTGCCAAAGCAGGTCAGCTGCTGCAGGCGGAGCTCCTCACCGTGTACGGAGCTGACCCAGGTGCTCCAGACAGCAGCGGGAACACGCCCATTGATTACGCTAG ACAAGCAGGGCACCAGGAGCTTGCTGACAGACTGGTGGAAATCCAGTTTGAATTGACGGACAGACTAGCATTTTATCTGTGCGGAAGAAGGCCAG ATCATAAAAATGGACAACACTTTATAATTCCCCAGATAGCAGACAG GAATAT CAGTCTGGATTTGTCAGAGCTGGCTAAAGCTGCTAAGAAAAAACTCCAGTCA CTCAGCAATCATCAGTTTGAAGAGTTGGCTATGGATGTGTATGACGAAGTGGACAGGAGAGAAACTGATGCAG TGTGGCTGGCTACACAGAACCACAGCACTTTGGTGACCGAAACCACTGTGGTGCCCTTCCTCCCCGTCAACCCTGAGTACTCGTCCACCAGGAACCAG GGCAGGCAGAAGCTGGCGAGGTTCAACGCTCACGAGTTTGCCACACTTGTGATCGACATTTTAACTGATGCCAGGCGGCGTCAACAAGGCAGCTCCCCAGATCACGCCAAAG ATAACGTGGAACTGATTCTGAAAGATATCGGCAGTCGCCATGGGAGCGAGAACCAAGAAGCAGACCAGCCCGACTATGACAGTGTGGCGTCTGATGAGGACACTGAGCGAGAGCCTGCCTCTGGGAAGGATGAGCGGACCAAG AGCACTGAGTCGTCTGACCTGTCCGACGGACCCATCACGGTGCAGGAGTTCATGGAGGTCAAAAACGCCTTGAATGAATCGGAGGCAAAAATCCAACAGCTCCTCAAGGTCAACTGCCACCTTAGCGAAGAGCTGAGGGTCATGCAGACCAAG CTGAATTCCCTGCAGACCGAGAACAGCACCCTGCGATGGCAGGGAGCCAACACCCCGGCCCAGCCTCAGGAGCCCCAGCGCCGAGCCCTGGCCCGTGGGGGCAGGGCCATGTCCATGTACGAGACGGGCTCGGGCCTGAAGCACTACCCCCCGAGAGCAGACTCCACCCATCACGGCCCTGGTGGCCTCATgctccagcccctccccccaaac AGCTCCAGGGTGGAGGGGCAGGGAAGCGACTACgacaacacacccaaccacgTGGAGCTGGAAGACTCTGG CCCGCGCCCTGTGAGCATTCCCAGGGCAGGAGGCCGCCTTGGGGAAGGGGCTATCCCTGAGCTGGGGGATCTGGACGAGTGTGAATCTGACCCAACGCTGCCCTCCACGGAGGACGTCATCAGCAAGACAGAGCAGATCACCAAGAACATCCAAGAGCTGCTGCGGGCCGCGCAGGAGAACAAGCATGACAg CTTCATTCCATGCTCAGAAAGAATTTATCAAGCTGTGACTGAAATGGCCGCCCTCTTCCCCAAG AGGCCGAGCTCAGAGACGGTGCGTGACTCTCTGCGTCTGCTGACGTCCAGCGCCAGCCGGCTCCAGGGCGAGTGCCACCGGGCCATGCCGCCCGACTCTTGCCCTGCCGACACCCAGCTGGTCACCCAGCAGCTCATCCAGTGCGCCTACGACATCGCCAAGGCTGCCAAGCAACTAGTCACCGTGACTACCAAAGAGAGTGACTGA